The following proteins come from a genomic window of Deinococcus malanensis:
- a CDS encoding HU family DNA-binding protein, producing the protein MAKSTKPAAKKPAAAAAPRRAAAADGSKIAKTQLIEMVADRTTLNKKQAGDAVATMLECVVGALREGRSVGLPGLGTLSVAQTAARQGVRPGTSQKITIPAGKKVRFKVASTLKGNL; encoded by the coding sequence ATGGCCAAGAGCACCAAGCCTGCCGCCAAGAAACCCGCCGCTGCCGCTGCACCCCGCCGCGCCGCTGCCGCCGACGGCAGCAAGATCGCCAAGACCCAGCTGATCGAAATGGTCGCTGACCGCACCACCCTGAACAAGAAGCAGGCTGGGGACGCGGTCGCCACCATGCTCGAATGTGTAGTGGGCGCCCTGCGCGAGGGCCGCAGCGTCGGCCTGCCTGGCCTGGGTACCTTAAGCGTGGCCCAGACGGCCGCCCGTCAGGGCGTGCGCCCCGGCACCAGCCAGAAGATCACCATTCCCGCTGGGAAAAAGGTCCGCTTCAAGGTGGCCAGTACCCTCAAGGGAAACCTGTAA
- a CDS encoding HesA/MoeB/ThiF family protein: MSRDLLTRAELRRYSRQLLVPEWLDAGAQERLRAASVLLIGAGGLGGPVAAQLAGAGVGRLTIADGDAVALSNLHRQTQFSQADVGRSKAQVTAARAQGINPHVQVCAQGAVDAGNIGPLITEADLIIDATDNFETRYLIADACTRARRQWVWGAASGTSGLVSVFGPQLGLRDVFPDAGDELSCEEAGVLGPLPNVVGSMMALEALKVLGGVGEPLQGRLWTLDALSGRSRMLNLQAAARSSSIL; the protein is encoded by the coding sequence ATGAGCCGCGACCTTCTGACGCGCGCGGAGTTGCGCCGGTACTCACGTCAGCTGCTTGTGCCCGAGTGGCTCGACGCCGGCGCCCAGGAGCGTCTCCGCGCCGCTTCGGTCCTGCTCATCGGGGCGGGGGGGCTGGGCGGGCCGGTGGCCGCCCAACTGGCAGGTGCTGGCGTAGGACGGCTGACGATTGCCGACGGAGATGCCGTGGCACTGAGCAATCTGCACCGCCAGACGCAGTTTTCCCAGGCGGACGTGGGACGGTCCAAGGCGCAGGTGACGGCGGCCCGTGCCCAGGGCATCAACCCACACGTCCAGGTGTGTGCCCAAGGCGCCGTAGATGCCGGGAACATTGGCCCGCTGATTACCGAAGCTGATCTGATCATCGACGCCACCGACAACTTCGAGACCCGTTACCTGATCGCGGACGCCTGTACCCGTGCCCGGCGGCAGTGGGTATGGGGCGCTGCCAGCGGCACCAGCGGGCTGGTCAGCGTGTTCGGGCCCCAGCTGGGGCTGCGTGACGTCTTTCCCGATGCTGGGGATGAGTTGTCGTGCGAGGAAGCCGGGGTCCTGGGCCCACTACCAAACGTGGTAGGCAGCATGATGGCCCTGGAAGCCCTTAAGGTGCTGGGTGGCGTGGGGGAACCACTGCAGGGAAGACTGTGGACCCTTGACGCCCTGAGCGGCCGCAGCCGGATGCTGAATCTGCAGGCTGCCGCCCGGTCTTCATCTATTCTTTAA
- a CDS encoding glycerol-3-phosphate acyltransferase: MPALVLAVLSYLLGSLVMGVLYSRARGTDIRDRDLPGGSGTYRQYGLQAALLVAAGDILKGVAAALLARAIAPGEGWVAALFVVLGHCYPVFFGFRGGGGIAPLGGALLVLAPLTLLGTLAAALVVIPLYRSLLQRRVGLNAVPVATAVAVPVGLLLSARYGGLPELLAGGAAMALRAVHLLAAPRSA, encoded by the coding sequence ATGCCCGCGCTGGTGCTTGCCGTTCTTTCCTACCTGCTGGGCTCCCTGGTGATGGGCGTGCTGTATTCCCGCGCACGAGGCACCGACATCCGTGACCGTGACCTGCCCGGGGGTAGCGGTACCTACCGCCAGTACGGTCTGCAGGCCGCGCTGCTGGTGGCAGCCGGGGACATCCTCAAGGGGGTGGCCGCCGCGCTGCTGGCCCGCGCCATTGCCCCGGGTGAGGGCTGGGTGGCCGCACTGTTCGTGGTCCTGGGGCACTGTTACCCGGTCTTTTTCGGCTTCCGGGGTGGCGGTGGCATCGCGCCGCTGGGAGGAGCCTTGCTGGTGCTCGCGCCCCTCACGCTGCTGGGAACCCTGGCAGCTGCCCTGGTGGTGATTCCGCTCTACCGTTCGCTGCTGCAACGCCGGGTGGGGCTCAATGCCGTGCCGGTGGCCACGGCGGTGGCCGTGCCGGTTGGACTGCTGCTCTCTGCCCGCTACGGCGGGCTGCCGGAACTGCTGGCCGGGGGAGCTGCCATGGCCCTACGGGCCGTGCACCTGCTGGCTGCCCCCCGGAGCGCATGA
- a CDS encoding UbiX family flavin prenyltransferase, with the protein MRLVVGISGGSGIPYAQGVLQALKDLNVETHLIVSSGAKRVMTAEDSGPQLPDLTALASQVHEDRDLAASVASGSYRTDGMLIIPCSAGTLAKVAHGMADNLLSRAAHVTLKERRPLVLVVREDPLPRPMLLNLLAVHDAGASVMTASPGFYHAPESVAQLLHFVTARVLDQFGLDVPGFRRWKEPSSVREADQ; encoded by the coding sequence ATGAGGCTGGTGGTGGGCATTTCGGGCGGCAGCGGGATTCCCTACGCGCAGGGGGTGCTTCAGGCCCTAAAGGACCTGAACGTGGAGACGCATCTGATCGTGAGCAGCGGAGCCAAGCGCGTCATGACCGCCGAGGATTCGGGACCGCAACTGCCGGACCTGACAGCCCTGGCGTCCCAGGTCCACGAAGACCGGGATCTGGCCGCCAGTGTGGCCAGTGGCTCCTACCGCACCGACGGCATGCTGATCATTCCGTGCAGCGCCGGCACACTGGCCAAGGTCGCGCATGGAATGGCCGACAACCTGCTGTCGCGCGCGGCGCACGTGACCCTCAAGGAGCGTCGGCCGCTGGTGCTGGTCGTTCGCGAGGACCCGCTGCCCCGGCCCATGCTGCTCAACCTGCTGGCCGTGCACGACGCGGGTGCCAGCGTCATGACGGCCAGCCCTGGCTTCTATCACGCCCCCGAAAGCGTGGCTCAACTGCTGCACTTTGTCACTGCGCGCGTGCTGGACCAGTTCGGGCTGGATGTGCCGGGATTCCGTCGCTGGAAGGAGCCCAGCAGCGTCCGGGAGGCAGACCAGTGA
- the ispD gene encoding 2-C-methyl-D-erythritol 4-phosphate cytidylyltransferase, whose product MSAPCLLAGRTAALIPAAGFGTRLGRGPKAFVEVAGQTLLARSVAALSPHVDEVLVALPVGAELPPGVDARAIVGGETRQESVRRLLHATTAERVLIHDAARPFLPEGVIHALLEAVLDTGAATAALPLADTLVRAGIGDQAGDTGCWGELVSRENLWAVQTPQAFLREILLDAHAHARSEGHTATDDAGLVARLGGRVRLVPGDARLFKVTAPGDLALAEALARMWDGARS is encoded by the coding sequence GTGAGCGCGCCGTGTCTGCTGGCCGGACGCACCGCCGCCCTGATTCCGGCCGCGGGGTTCGGCACGCGGCTGGGCCGGGGGCCCAAAGCCTTTGTGGAGGTGGCCGGGCAGACGTTGCTTGCACGGAGTGTGGCGGCCCTGAGCCCTCACGTGGACGAGGTGCTGGTGGCGCTACCGGTGGGGGCCGAGCTCCCACCCGGCGTCGATGCGCGGGCCATCGTGGGGGGCGAAACCCGGCAGGAGAGCGTCCGGCGCCTGCTGCACGCCACCACCGCCGAGCGTGTGCTGATTCACGACGCGGCGCGGCCCTTTCTGCCGGAAGGGGTGATCCACGCCCTGCTCGAAGCGGTTCTGGACACCGGAGCAGCCACCGCCGCACTTCCGCTCGCCGATACCCTGGTGCGCGCGGGTATCGGCGATCAGGCCGGTGATACCGGTTGCTGGGGCGAACTGGTCAGCCGGGAGAACCTCTGGGCCGTACAGACGCCCCAGGCCTTCCTGCGGGAGATACTGCTTGATGCCCATGCGCACGCCCGTTCGGAAGGGCATACGGCTACCGACGATGCCGGCCTGGTCGCGCGGCTCGGCGGCCGGGTACGGCTGGTGCCCGGAGACGCCCGACTGTTCAAGGTAACCGCTCCCGGTGATCTCGCGCTGGCCGAGGCGCTGGCGCGGATGTGGGACGGGGCCCGCTCCTGA
- a CDS encoding 4-(cytidine 5'-diphospho)-2-C-methyl-D-erythritol kinase, whose protein sequence is MWVAAPAKINLGLSVLGVRSDGYHDLHSLMVPLATGDELELEHAGELSLLVLGADLPCDHRNLVFRAARAYLDAAGISDGVAITLHKHLPLASGLGGGSSDAASTLLALRDMFPADVDLPALALRLGADVPFFLLGSAAVAEGVGERLTPVRIRSTSLVLLNPGVEVSARDAYRWLDESGGFTPLLDLSAIVQALADGAEKIPYFNALQAPVVPRHPPIQVALDALAAAGLHAPLMSGSGSTCFALAHDAAQAAQAALVLAARYPDWWVQATSTQEAADPEDK, encoded by the coding sequence ATGTGGGTGGCTGCTCCAGCCAAGATCAACCTTGGCCTCAGCGTGCTGGGAGTGCGCAGTGACGGCTACCACGACCTGCACTCGCTGATGGTCCCACTGGCCACCGGAGACGAACTGGAGCTGGAGCACGCCGGCGAACTGTCTTTGCTGGTCCTGGGCGCGGACCTGCCGTGTGACCACCGCAATCTGGTGTTCCGGGCCGCCCGCGCGTATCTGGATGCGGCCGGGATTTCAGATGGCGTGGCCATCACGCTGCACAAGCACCTGCCGCTGGCCTCCGGGCTGGGAGGCGGCAGCAGCGATGCGGCCAGTACCCTCCTCGCGCTGCGGGATATGTTTCCAGCAGATGTGGACCTGCCCGCCCTGGCGCTGAGGCTAGGTGCGGACGTCCCCTTTTTCTTGCTGGGAAGCGCGGCCGTGGCCGAGGGAGTAGGAGAGCGCCTGACTCCTGTGCGGATCAGGTCCACCTCACTGGTGCTGCTCAATCCAGGCGTGGAAGTCAGTGCCCGAGACGCCTACCGCTGGCTGGACGAGAGCGGGGGTTTTACTCCCCTTCTGGACCTGTCCGCCATTGTTCAGGCGCTGGCCGACGGTGCAGAAAAAATTCCCTACTTCAATGCCCTGCAGGCTCCGGTCGTTCCCCGTCATCCGCCGATTCAGGTGGCCCTGGACGCCCTCGCGGCGGCTGGACTGCACGCGCCTCTGATGAGCGGGTCCGGCAGCACCTGCTTTGCCCTGGCCCACGACGCCGCTCAGGCGGCCCAGGCAGCGCTGGTCCTGGCGGCGCGTTATCCGGACTGGTGGGTTCAGGCGACCTCTACACAAGAAGCGGCAGACCCCGAGGACAAATGA
- a CDS encoding MFS transporter translates to MLWVRPLTMLRLLTLLMLCELVRTGFFVSALPVGGPALGLGTAAIGLLTSAHYLGDALSKGPCGLLTERWGLGRILLLGTLLGVVAVAGTRVLPHPVWGVLACAAWGVTYAALWPGVMSASQSLSSPGRTARALAVSNVVVAPAILLGALGVGPLMQARTDLGWTLLIAAQGAAVVLALSLLPLRLPRQDVLAGSVWKGWSRVAALFPAAFVQTLAPGLLITILYPLLDQLKLSLNDLLRPGALALAIFGLSLWGAGRLADREHPRRALLPGLLLLAATFGLAALPDVQRHLWPLAVLLGAGYGAFVTGWNGLVARTLPEGNRAAAWGTVMAVEALGYAIGPVLGGAAWQAAGQAGVFGLGALAFLVALGYDLLRRESPVAQPT, encoded by the coding sequence ATGCTCTGGGTGCGGCCACTGACCATGCTGCGGCTTCTGACGCTGCTGATGCTGTGCGAACTGGTGCGTACCGGCTTTTTTGTGTCGGCGCTGCCGGTCGGCGGGCCGGCCCTGGGGCTGGGCACCGCTGCCATCGGCCTGCTGACCAGTGCCCATTACCTGGGCGACGCCCTGAGCAAGGGACCCTGCGGCCTGCTGACCGAACGCTGGGGACTGGGCCGGATCCTGCTGCTGGGCACGCTGCTGGGGGTTGTGGCGGTGGCGGGCACGCGGGTGCTGCCGCACCCGGTCTGGGGCGTGCTGGCCTGCGCCGCCTGGGGCGTGACCTACGCTGCCCTGTGGCCTGGCGTGATGAGCGCTTCACAGTCGCTCTCGAGTCCAGGCCGCACCGCGCGGGCCCTGGCCGTCAGCAATGTGGTGGTGGCGCCCGCCATCTTGCTCGGCGCCCTGGGCGTGGGCCCCCTGATGCAGGCCCGTACCGACCTGGGCTGGACCCTGCTGATCGCCGCGCAGGGAGCCGCAGTGGTGCTGGCCCTGAGCCTGCTGCCCCTGCGCCTGCCTCGACAGGACGTACTGGCCGGCAGCGTGTGGAAGGGCTGGAGCCGGGTCGCCGCGCTGTTCCCGGCGGCATTCGTGCAGACCCTGGCTCCAGGGCTGCTGATTACCATCCTGTACCCGCTGCTCGACCAGCTGAAACTCAGCCTGAACGATCTGCTGAGGCCGGGCGCCCTGGCGCTGGCCATCTTCGGGCTGAGCCTGTGGGGCGCCGGGCGGCTGGCAGACCGGGAGCATCCCCGCCGGGCCCTGCTGCCAGGACTGCTGCTGCTGGCCGCGACATTTGGGCTGGCGGCGCTGCCAGACGTGCAGCGTCACCTCTGGCCGCTGGCTGTCCTGCTGGGTGCAGGCTACGGAGCTTTCGTGACCGGCTGGAACGGTCTGGTGGCGCGCACCCTCCCCGAGGGCAACCGCGCTGCCGCCTGGGGCACCGTCATGGCGGTCGAAGCGCTGGGATACGCCATCGGACCGGTGCTGGGCGGCGCCGCGTGGCAGGCTGCCGGTCAGGCGGGGGTGTTTGGGCTGGGAGCGCTCGCCTTCCTGGTGGCCCTGGGCTATGACCTGCTGCGCCGGGAGAGCCCGGTGGCCCAGCCGACCTGA
- a CDS encoding penicillin acylase family protein encodes MVLRRRSVWSRLGRGVGLVLLLLALVLGATAWWVHATATPRVRGQLTLAGLQGPVTVTRDEWGVPHIRARVSDEDAVYALGFVHWQDRAWQMDFQRRVVQGRLSEVLGTAALPQDRFLRTWGFQRAALSALPALSERSRRLIRAYTAGVNAGMAQGKVALEFRILGYTPDPWTEVDSLSWSKLMAYDLGGNQADEVQGARVVRRLGAQGLNEVTAPYPASAPTVLSSDELGTVRPTPPGPVRAGPEHASRPDTGLPPATVRALQAHLNAARELGLNAVPGKGSNNWVLAGSRTASGKPILADDPHLALSSPMLWYLADLQGPTLKAIGASIPGLPSIVIGRNERVAWGVTNVNPDVQDLYIEPQGARLTARTEVIRVKGQPEVRLRVRESAHGPIVSDVGAGEIGPRVALKWTALEPGDTTMDAFVGLNYARDWRDFTRALEKYVAPTQSFVYADVDGNTGYYAPGRIPVRKGWDGSLPVSGDGSREWQGYIPHAQLPHTYNPADGLIVSANNQVVPASYAFSLGNPRNWAEPYRAQRITELLSAQPGGLTLRDVQRVQLDTVSPVWTDFRPVLLHTVPGSDLSRRALALLRGWDGNETIDSVQASIFEAWLMQLHGLAEDELETETRMNSLSVLNQLRRGGTLCAVSGQGDCAQVLTDSLEAAVADLRSRLGPDPQDWTYGKLHQVASNHRAFGGVRALAWLFNHSSPTPGGTNTVNVARPQRGTYAQTHGASYRQVIDLSDMNRSVYIGSLGQDGHPLGRHAADQQGRWIAGRYLPMSTDPSDWGRTRSLQLTPAQSARTR; translated from the coding sequence ATGGTGCTGCGGCGCAGATCAGTGTGGTCGAGGCTTGGTCGTGGAGTGGGTCTGGTGCTGCTACTGCTGGCCCTGGTGTTGGGAGCAACGGCGTGGTGGGTGCATGCTACTGCCACCCCACGGGTCCGGGGGCAGCTGACCCTCGCCGGGCTGCAGGGACCGGTCACGGTCACGCGTGACGAATGGGGCGTGCCGCACATCCGTGCCCGCGTCAGTGATGAGGACGCGGTCTACGCCCTGGGCTTCGTGCACTGGCAGGACCGCGCCTGGCAGATGGACTTCCAGCGCAGGGTGGTTCAGGGCAGACTTTCCGAGGTGCTGGGCACCGCCGCCCTGCCTCAGGACCGGTTTCTGCGCACCTGGGGCTTTCAGCGCGCGGCCCTCTCGGCCCTGCCGGCGCTCTCCGAACGCAGCCGCCGGCTGATCCGGGCCTACACGGCCGGGGTGAATGCCGGTATGGCCCAGGGAAAGGTGGCCCTGGAATTCCGCATCCTGGGCTACACCCCGGACCCCTGGACCGAAGTGGACAGCCTGTCATGGAGCAAGCTGATGGCCTATGACCTGGGCGGCAACCAGGCGGATGAGGTCCAGGGTGCCCGGGTGGTCCGCCGGCTGGGCGCGCAGGGCCTGAATGAGGTCACCGCTCCCTACCCGGCCAGCGCCCCCACGGTCCTGAGTTCCGATGAGCTGGGAACCGTACGCCCGACCCCACCTGGGCCAGTCAGGGCCGGGCCCGAGCACGCCAGCCGCCCTGACACCGGTCTCCCGCCCGCCACGGTCCGCGCCCTGCAGGCGCACCTGAACGCCGCGCGGGAACTCGGCCTGAATGCGGTTCCCGGCAAGGGCAGCAACAACTGGGTCCTGGCCGGCAGCCGCACCGCGAGTGGCAAACCGATCCTGGCCGACGACCCCCACCTGGCGCTGAGCAGCCCCATGCTGTGGTACCTCGCCGACCTGCAGGGACCAACCCTGAAAGCCATCGGCGCCAGCATCCCGGGGCTGCCCAGCATCGTGATCGGGCGCAATGAGCGGGTCGCCTGGGGCGTAACGAACGTGAACCCGGACGTGCAGGACCTTTACATCGAACCACAAGGGGCACGCCTGACGGCCCGGACCGAGGTCATACGGGTCAAGGGCCAGCCGGAGGTGCGCCTCCGGGTGCGGGAAAGTGCCCACGGACCCATCGTCAGTGACGTGGGCGCGGGTGAAATCGGCCCACGTGTCGCCCTGAAATGGACGGCTCTGGAGCCCGGCGACACCACCATGGACGCTTTTGTGGGCCTCAATTACGCCCGCGATTGGCGGGATTTCACGCGGGCGCTGGAAAAATACGTGGCGCCTACCCAGAGCTTCGTGTATGCCGATGTGGACGGCAACACCGGCTATTACGCGCCGGGCCGCATTCCCGTTCGCAAGGGCTGGGACGGCAGTCTGCCGGTCTCCGGCGACGGCAGCCGCGAGTGGCAGGGCTATATTCCGCATGCCCAGCTGCCACACACCTACAATCCCGCCGATGGGCTGATCGTCAGTGCCAACAATCAGGTGGTGCCTGCCAGCTATGCTTTCTCTCTGGGCAACCCGCGCAACTGGGCCGAGCCCTACCGGGCGCAGCGCATCACCGAACTGCTGAGCGCACAACCCGGTGGCCTGACGCTACGCGACGTGCAGCGGGTGCAGCTCGATACGGTCAGTCCGGTCTGGACCGACTTCCGCCCGGTGTTGCTGCACACGGTGCCGGGCAGCGACCTGTCGCGCCGGGCGCTGGCGCTGCTGCGAGGCTGGGACGGCAATGAAACAATTGACAGCGTCCAGGCAAGTATTTTTGAAGCCTGGCTGATGCAGCTGCACGGCCTGGCAGAGGACGAGCTGGAAACGGAGACGCGTATGAACAGCCTGAGTGTCCTGAACCAGCTTCGACGTGGCGGCACCCTGTGCGCTGTGAGTGGACAGGGGGACTGCGCCCAGGTGCTGACAGACAGCCTGGAAGCAGCGGTGGCTGACCTACGCTCCCGGCTGGGCCCCGATCCTCAGGACTGGACCTACGGCAAGCTGCATCAAGTCGCCAGCAACCACCGTGCCTTCGGGGGGGTGCGGGCACTGGCCTGGCTGTTCAACCACTCGTCTCCCACGCCGGGCGGCACCAACACGGTCAACGTCGCGCGGCCCCAGCGCGGCACCTATGCCCAGACCCACGGAGCGAGCTACCGGCAGGTCATTGATCTGAGCGACATGAACCGCAGCGTGTATATCGGCAGTCTGGGCCAGGATGGTCATCCGCTGGGCCGACACGCCGCTGATCAGCAGGGCCGCTGGATTGCGGGAAGGTACCTCCCCATGAGCACGGACCCCAGCGACTGGGGCCGGACCCGGAGCCTGCAGCTCACGCCTGCTCAGTCAGCGCGGACCAGATAA
- a CDS encoding single-stranded DNA-binding protein translates to MAELDRVREALRASMTAWATLEVRGDQARVIPAPDPDQLAAHLSSADPAWTLTWACDSAQPPVVRARLTLAGVTREGLATGHTLGDAKLAALADAARVYGVPAGDTAWVEFDPDEGANTTDLDAEAPLPAAPRPATLPPEPPRDPQMEKARRHIEDLLEQLKVAGRGGDAARVLMRGYGETLDESRAIYKELQALLKG, encoded by the coding sequence ATGGCAGAACTCGACCGCGTCCGCGAGGCCCTGCGCGCCAGCATGACCGCCTGGGCGACCCTGGAGGTCCGGGGCGACCAGGCGCGTGTGATCCCGGCCCCCGACCCCGACCAGCTCGCTGCGCACCTGAGCAGCGCCGATCCGGCCTGGACCCTGACCTGGGCGTGTGACAGTGCCCAGCCTCCGGTGGTGCGCGCTCGCCTGACCCTGGCCGGCGTGACCCGTGAGGGTCTGGCCACGGGCCACACGCTGGGTGACGCCAAGCTGGCCGCACTGGCCGACGCGGCCCGGGTTTATGGCGTGCCGGCCGGCGACACCGCCTGGGTCGAATTTGACCCGGACGAGGGCGCAAACACCACTGATCTGGACGCCGAGGCCCCCTTGCCAGCCGCACCCCGCCCGGCGACCCTGCCACCGGAACCGCCCCGTGACCCGCAGATGGAAAAGGCCCGCCGTCACATCGAGGACCTGCTGGAGCAGCTCAAGGTGGCCGGCAGGGGAGGAGACGCCGCACGCGTCCTGATGCGCGGGTATGGCGAGACACTCGACGAGAGCCGCGCCATCTACAAAGAACTCCAGGCACTCCTCAAGGGCTAG
- a CDS encoding metallophosphoesterase: MHKFIAIGDVHADFDTMWGALRAASCADAHGQPTPPVRAGLYQVVLIGDLVHPKNEREYGRLAGVTRFETDNPDHLYYAATAQIRALEALKAYQEAAPHAVHIILGNHDDVVIDPQYVLGTSGGMRHVEFDPEYGGVSLPEHLRAWMQSFPRELRVAGVQFAHASPLPAHLHYDDLFYADHGPKRWFRDSPEYVEMAGLSFGVYGHTQIEGGILLSETHRFAMIDALSSREYLELMLDAEQASPVQGVRAVPF; the protein is encoded by the coding sequence ATGCACAAATTCATTGCGATTGGCGACGTGCATGCTGATTTCGACACCATGTGGGGGGCCCTGCGTGCCGCGAGCTGCGCCGATGCCCACGGTCAGCCGACGCCGCCGGTGCGTGCGGGGCTGTATCAGGTCGTGCTGATCGGCGACCTGGTTCACCCCAAGAACGAGCGCGAGTATGGCCGGCTGGCCGGGGTCACGCGCTTTGAGACCGACAATCCCGATCACCTGTACTACGCCGCCACCGCCCAGATCCGCGCTCTGGAAGCGCTCAAGGCCTACCAGGAGGCGGCCCCGCACGCCGTGCACATCATCCTGGGCAATCACGACGACGTGGTGATTGATCCGCAATACGTCCTGGGCACCAGCGGCGGCATGCGGCACGTGGAATTCGACCCGGAGTACGGCGGCGTCTCCCTGCCCGAGCACCTGCGGGCCTGGATGCAGAGCTTTCCCCGTGAGCTGCGCGTGGCCGGCGTGCAGTTCGCTCACGCCAGCCCGCTGCCGGCTCACCTGCACTACGACGACCTGTTCTATGCCGACCACGGCCCCAAGCGCTGGTTTCGCGATTCGCCGGAATATGTCGAAATGGCCGGGCTGAGCTTCGGGGTGTACGGCCATACCCAGATCGAGGGCGGCATTCTGCTCAGCGAGACCCACCGCTTTGCCATGATCGATGCCCTGAGCAGCCGTGAGTACCTTGAATTGATGCTTGATGCCGAGCAGGCCAGCCCCGTTCAGGGCGTGCGGGCGGTGCCCTTCTGA
- a CDS encoding tyrosine-type recombinase/integrase: MAKAAEKPKRGNGRGAVRKLPSGRWQWRASVELPSGEVQRVSGTVATKTEAEEALSRVRTDVSRGQFTVSAKTTLEEYIRAWHETKKPHQAATYARSHESMMETHIIPSLGKRRLTSITPRDLEAFYADLQHRDERREKMLGQPLGDSMKRLIHNMLHQVFADAVRLGELNRNPADVVRPRYSREAALDSTPKAWTEEEAAKFYQVARQDRRGVAFCFMLATGLRIGEALGLRWENVDLERGRVKVVESFVSINGKGIRTTPKTARSRRTITVNGDALAILQERPTQALLDREAQGDRYQPSDAVFTNSLGGPILPDTVYNLMRRLCEQAEVPYKGTHVLRHSFISIQGLHGRPVEVVSAHVGHARSSFTQDRYRTVFEKEREAMTLDFSMPVKQQKSGG; encoded by the coding sequence ATGGCCAAAGCAGCTGAAAAGCCGAAGCGGGGCAATGGGCGTGGCGCGGTCCGGAAGCTGCCCTCCGGGCGATGGCAGTGGCGGGCAAGTGTCGAGCTGCCGAGCGGTGAGGTTCAGCGCGTCTCGGGCACCGTGGCGACCAAAACAGAAGCTGAAGAAGCCCTCAGCCGGGTACGAACGGACGTCTCTCGCGGTCAGTTCACCGTGTCAGCAAAAACAACGCTTGAGGAGTACATCCGCGCGTGGCATGAAACCAAGAAACCACACCAGGCGGCCACGTATGCTCGCAGCCACGAGAGCATGATGGAGACCCATATCATTCCGAGTTTGGGGAAACGGCGGCTGACCAGCATCACGCCCAGGGATCTGGAAGCCTTTTACGCGGACCTCCAGCACCGCGATGAACGCCGTGAGAAGATGCTCGGTCAGCCGCTGGGCGATTCCATGAAACGCCTGATTCACAACATGCTGCATCAGGTCTTTGCTGATGCCGTGCGCCTGGGCGAACTGAACCGCAATCCGGCCGACGTGGTGCGACCACGCTACTCCCGCGAGGCGGCTCTTGATTCCACTCCGAAAGCCTGGACAGAAGAGGAAGCTGCCAAGTTCTATCAGGTGGCGCGTCAGGACCGGCGTGGTGTGGCCTTCTGCTTTATGCTCGCGACCGGCCTGCGGATTGGTGAGGCCTTAGGCCTGCGCTGGGAAAATGTCGACCTGGAACGTGGACGAGTTAAGGTCGTCGAGAGCTTCGTGAGCATCAATGGAAAAGGCATCCGCACGACGCCGAAGACGGCCCGCTCACGACGCACCATTACCGTGAACGGGGACGCACTGGCCATCCTGCAGGAAAGACCCACTCAGGCCCTGCTTGACCGCGAGGCTCAGGGTGACCGGTACCAGCCGAGTGATGCGGTCTTCACCAACTCGCTGGGTGGCCCCATACTGCCAGACACCGTATACAACCTGATGCGCCGCCTTTGCGAGCAAGCCGAGGTGCCTTACAAGGGCACGCATGTGCTTCGTCATAGCTTCATTTCGATTCAGGGGTTGCATGGGCGACCTGTGGAGGTGGTCAGTGCTCATGTGGGGCACGCCCGCTCCTCTTTCACACAGGACCGCTACCGCACAGTCTTCGAGAAGGAACGTGAAGCAATGACTCTGGACTTCTCTATGCCGGTCAAACAGCAGAAATCAGGGGGCTAA